ACTGTCTACACGTTTCCCGTCAATCAGAAGTTCGGCGTTTTCTTCCTTTAACATCTGCCAGCCAGAAAGTTTATATTTTCTGCCTGTTTCCAAGCCATCAAGTGTGACTTTGTCCACGATCTTGATGTCTTTTCCGGCAACAATCATTTTTTCGCCTGTTTTCTTGTCGGTAGCTGTGGTATGGATTGTGATTTCTTTTTCGTATTCATCGGTCAGTGTCCCTAAATCTACGGTCACTTTATTTCTGGATACGACCACCTCAAAGGCTGGAATCAGCTTAAATCCGGCGTTGGAATCACACTTTAATTCCTCAATCACATAGGTATCATAGAGTAATGCACCTTTGCTGTCGTCTGGTTCAGATGTCCCAAACCATACACCGTCTTCACTGGATTTTCCGGCATTGGTATTGACCTTGTGGGAAGCCCAGCTTGAAGCAGTAGAGAACTGACCGTTTTTGTCAGTAACTACAATATGGGATTCTCCCGTTGTCTTGCTTGTAATTCTGAATGGAACACCTGCAAGACGTTTGTGTGTACCTGCACCGATTTTTACACCCTCAATATCGCCACGTTTAATCTGGTTGTAGACAGAGTGGGATTTGTCGGTCAAGTCCACGATTTTTCCATCTTCCGTGATAGAAAAGTCGATTGCCTTTGCACCATCTGTCAAGTAGCCCTCTGGTGCTTTGCTTTCTTCTAATCTGTAATTTCCGTAAGGGAGCAAGTCGGCAGAAGTAGAAGCAATTCCGTCAATGCCTGTCTGAATCTTCTTTACGGTTTCATTCTTGTTGTATAATTTTCCCACAACCAGTACAGGACTGTCATTTAAGGAAATGATGTTAAACTCTGTGTACTGTAAGGTCGCACTTCCCTGTGCTTTGGTATCCTTTGTTTCAAGGTCACGTTTCTGGATTTTCATACCGCCACGGATAACCTTGTCGGATACGGAATATTGGTTGCTTCCAGAAAGTACGGCAAGTTCGCCATCTTCGGAAATCTGTGTAAGGTACGTTCCCTTAATCTGTTCGGAACTTCCGTCAGCCTGCATATATGCACCATCTAATAAGTAGCCGTTTGGTGCTTTTGTTTCTGTGACAGTGAGTGTACCAAGTGGCAGTACATTTTTACCGTCCTGTGTATAGAAGCTGTCGCCGGATACTTTGTAGCTGTCGGCAAGTCTGGATACATAATGGATAGTTCCGTCACTGTCTTTTTCGGCAACGGTTTTGGTTGTCCATGTACGGGTAGCCTTTGCAGGAAGATTGTCTGCATTGTAGTAACCGTCATAATAGCTCCATGTGAACTCTGCACCCTCTAAAGAAGCAGTTCCCTGTGGAGTGGATTTTCCTGTTTCCATGTCGATTTTGAATAAATCAATCAAAGTTTCTGTGACTTTTGGAGTGTCGGCAACAGTCAAAGTCGCTGTTTTTCCAACTTCCACATTTAAGGCATGGACAGTAGAATCCAGCTTGTAACCTTTTGGAGCAGAAAGCTCTTTGATGTAAACTGTTCCAGCTTTTACCTCAACTTCTTTGGTATCGCCGTTTCCATCGGCAGTAAGTGTGGCAAGCTGGCTGTTACAGCCCTTATCAGAATAGACACCAAATGTCGCACTCTCAAAAGAATAATTGGCATTGCTATCTGTGACAGTGGGATTGGAAGAAGTCTTTTTGACCTTTGCATTTCCCACATTTAACTTCGCCCAGAACTGTCCGATGTCCTGTCCTTCGCCAGTGTAAATGTAACCGCCACATTCATAGCGTCCCTTATTTGCTTTCACAAATGCTTTCGCACCAGCGTACACTTCATTCTGTACTGCCTGTGAGATTTCATTATAGGAAGCTCTGACGTTGTCGCACTGCCAGCCGAGCTGTTCACTCAATCTCTGCCAGACAACACATTGTTCCAGCAAATACTTCTGGTTGTTATTCAGCCCTGTATGAGTAGCGGTATATTGCTTGACGTACTCTAAGGAAAGAGCAACGTCCGCAATCTGATCACTACTCATACGTGTACTTGCGTCAGACCTTGTTTTATATCCATTCTTGAAATTAGTATTGATGTCCACGCAGTAGGCAGTTTCGCCCTCAACTTTCATGTGTCCCTCATGGAACGTGGATTTAATAGAACCGTCATTCATAATTTGTTCAATGTAGCCGACACGTTCTGCTGATTCTGTCCAGTATTGATTGCCGGAAGCATGAACCGCCGTCACTGGTAATGCCGTAAGAATGGTTGCAAAAGCAAGCGTTCCTGTCAGCAATCGCTTTACTAGCTTATTCATATTTTCTCTTTCTCCTTTCGATTTTGGGTATGAAAAAAGACGCTCATTTATTGAACGCCTTTAACTTAATTAAATTCAACCTAACGGGTATCTTGTTTCCATGTGATAAATGATTTTAAATACGATTGTAACAAATTATCAGTAATTCCCGAAAAAGTGGTTGGTTTGCTAACAGCCTGCTAACACTCTAAAGGATATAATTGAATATTAGAGTTTATTAACAGAGTCGTTGTGCAAGCCCCTTTTCCGCTTTTTGGGGCGTTAAACGTCCCTTACAGGATAATCGAACTACTGCATACTAACCGCCACAGGGAACTCCTAAGCGCTAGCTGTGGGTTCGATTCCCGCAGGGGACGGTTACTAAAAAAGCGGTAATGATTAGCAGAAAATGCTATATCATGAGCCGCTTTTTTTCTTTTCGATGAGATAAGAAAAGGCAGGCAGGGAATGAATTTCCAGCTAATTTGAAGTAATTTTCGTTAGCTGGCAGCTAATCAAAAATGCTGTTTTGCAAACGGGAAAAAATGGACTTCCTGCTAACATCGGGGTTCGTTCCTGTTGAAACCTCAGATCGGGGATGTAAAACAGGGTAAAACGGAGAAAAATCCTTTGCTGAAAGGAACTTCTGCAAACATCTATTAGCTGAAACAATAGAATATTTCATTAGCTGTAGCTAATGGCAAACGGGATGCTCGTTTGGATCAGATTCAAATATAAGAATCTAATCTGAACGGGCATTTTTTAGTTTGGATTACAGGAAAAGGAGGAGTTCAATGGCAGGAAAAGAAAACGAATCAAACAGGCTGTTTGAGGATGAGAAAGTCATAGAAATTGAGATTGAAAGACTCAGATCATTTAAAGGCCATCCTTTTAAAGTGAATGACGATAAGGAAATGCATCTCCTGAAGGACAGCATAAAACAGTACGGTGTATTGAATCCGTTGATCGTAAGGCCGGTACCAGATGGTGCATACGAAATCATTTCTGGTCACAGAAGAAAATATGCGGCATAGCAACTTGGATATCGGAAAGTGCCTGTGATCATTCGAGTTATGAACGATGAGGAAGCCATTATAAAAATGGTGGATGCTAATCTTCAAAGGGAACGGATCAGTTACAGTGAGAAAGCTTTTGCTTACAAAATGAAAAATGATGCTATGAAAGGGACTGCTGGAAGACCGCGTAGCCAAATCGACCACAATTTAAAAGGAAAGAGAACAGTGGAAATTATCGCAGAAGAAACAGGTGAAAGTCCAAAGCAGGTGCAAAGATATATTACTCTTACGAACCTGATTCCAGAGCTTTTACAGCAGTTAGACGATGAACTGATTTCCTTCAATCCGGCAGTTGAACTGGCAGCATTAAACGAAAAGGAACAAAAACAGCTAATCGAAGCCATGGATTATGCTCAGTCAGTGCCCTCTCTTTCTCAGGCACAGCGAATAAAAAAATTGAGCAAAGATGGAAAGCTGACCTTAGAAAAGATGCAGGAAATTCTCAGTGAAATAAAAAAAGGAGAAATAACAAGAGTCACATTTACAAATATTGGAAATTATATTGATTTTGGAGCC
This window of the Mediterraneibacter butyricigenes genome carries:
- a CDS encoding VaFE repeat-containing surface-anchored protein: MNKLVKRLLTGTLAFATILTALPVTAVHASGNQYWTESAERVGYIEQIMNDGSIKSTFHEGHMKVEGETAYCVDINTNFKNGYKTRSDASTRMSSDQIADVALSLEYVKQYTATHTGLNNNQKYLLEQCVVWQRLSEQLGWQCDNVRASYNEISQAVQNEVYAGAKAFVKANKGRYECGGYIYTGEGQDIGQFWAKLNVGNAKVKKTSSNPTVTDSNANYSFESATFGVYSDKGCNSQLATLTADGNGDTKEVEVKAGTVYIKELSAPKGYKLDSTVHALNVEVGKTATLTVADTPKVTETLIDLFKIDMETGKSTPQGTASLEGAEFTWSYYDGYYNADNLPAKATRTWTTKTVAEKDSDGTIHYVSRLADSYKVSGDSFYTQDGKNVLPLGTLTVTETKAPNGYLLDGAYMQADGSSEQIKGTYLTQISEDGELAVLSGSNQYSVSDKVIRGGMKIQKRDLETKDTKAQGSATLQYTEFNIISLNDSPVLVVGKLYNKNETVKKIQTGIDGIASTSADLLPYGNYRLEESKAPEGYLTDGAKAIDFSITEDGKIVDLTDKSHSVYNQIKRGDIEGVKIGAGTHKRLAGVPFRITSKTTGESHIVVTDKNGQFSTASSWASHKVNTNAGKSSEDGVWFGTSEPDDSKGALLYDTYVIEELKCDSNAGFKLIPAFEVVVSRNKVTVDLGTLTDEYEKEITIHTTATDKKTGEKMIVAGKDIKIVDKVTLDGLETGRKYKLSGWQMLKEENAELLIDGKRVDSDYTFTADSEKMTVEITYSFDGSALGGQNLVTFEELYDMSNPKEPVKVAEHKDINDDGQTVLITERIIKIHTTATDKNGKKEIEAGKDVTIVDKVTLDGLEVGTKYKLSGWQMLKKENAKLLIDGKKVSNDYEFTADNEKMTVEIAFTFDGSFLGGKSLVTFEELYDMTNPDEPKKVTEHKDITDDGQTVTIKEVPEVPDTPKDTDTPDTPSTITKTSNSPKTGDNTNIYAYLVMLSLSCVGLGGMLYFKRRRKKS